TATAAGTATGGCTGAAACTTAGGCTTTTTCACTTGAACTGCATATGAATTTAGAATTAGGGGTATAACATTTTAAAATTGGAAAAAGTTCAGCTTTAATCACAGCCACTGTTTTGGTTTCACTTGTGAATCATAGGTTTTCTACCTATTGCACGAGACCAGCTGTTCTTTGTGGACACCTTTCTTCTGCTTCCTAAAAACCTCTGACCAAAATGGAAGCCTCAAACGAGACGATGGTGACAGAGTTCATCTTACAGAGTTTCACCAAAAACCCTCGCCTTCAACCTCTCCTCTTTagcctcttcctgcttctctttgtaATGGCTCTCGTGGGAAATGTACTCATCATCGCTGCCGTCTATGTCAGTAATGGACTCCACctgcccatgtatttcttcctggcCAACCTGGCCATTCTTGATATCATCTGCACTTCGTCAATTCTGCCCAAAGTTCTGGAGAACCTGATCTCGgtgaagaaaaccatctcctacGGTGGCTGCATGAATCAGATGTTCTTCTTCACTTGGTCTCTGAGTTCGGAGCTGCTACTCTTCACGGCGATGGCCTACGACCGCTATATGGCTATTTGCCAGCCTTTGCACTACAGCAAGATGATGAGCAAGACAGTGTGCATTGGGTTGGTTGCCTTCGTGTGGATTAGCGGCGGGCTGAACTCTGTAGCCCTCATAGGTCTGGTCCTCACGTTATCCTTCTGTGGACCCAATTTCATCActcacttcttctgtgaaatcCCCCCAGTACTGCTGCTTTCTTGTACCCCAACCTACTGGATCGACATCGTGACCATCACAGCAGATATGTTCCTGGCCGGCCTGAATTTCTTCCTCACCATGGTGTCCTACAGCTTCATCATAGCCAGCATCATGAAGATCCGCACCAgcgaaggaaagaagagagcgttctccacctgct
This DNA window, taken from Tachyglossus aculeatus isolate mTacAcu1 chromosome 3, mTacAcu1.pri, whole genome shotgun sequence, encodes the following:
- the LOC119925228 gene encoding olfactory receptor 13A1-like encodes the protein MEASNETMVTEFILQSFTKNPRLQPLLFSLFLLLFVMALVGNVLIIAAVYVSNGLHLPMYFFLANLAILDIICTSSILPKVLENLISVKKTISYGGCMNQMFFFTWSLSSELLLFTAMAYDRYMAICQPLHYSKMMSKTVCIGLVAFVWISGGLNSVALIGLVLTLSFCGPNFITHFFCEIPPVLLLSCTPTYWIDIVTITADMFLAGLNFFLTMVSYSFIIASIMKIRTSEGKKRAFSTCSSHLTVVTLYYSTVLYSYIRPVLGTSGFMDKLVSVLYTVLTPTLNPLIYTLRNKDVKVALKKLFPFPPP